A genomic segment from Nicotiana sylvestris chromosome 1, ASM39365v2, whole genome shotgun sequence encodes:
- the LOC104215602 gene encoding uncharacterized protein has translation MKVAVVGAGISGLVSAYELAKAGVEVVVYEKEDYLGGHAKTVTVNDVDLDLGFMVFNRVTYPNMMEFFENLGVDMEISDMSFSVSLDKGYGCEWGSRTGLSGLFAQKKNVLNPYFWQMIREIIKFKQDVISYLEELDNNPDIDRNETLGHFIQSHGYSELFQKAYLIPICASIWSCPSEGVMGFSAYSILSFCRNHHLLQLFGRPQWLTVRWRSRTYVNKVKEELEKRGCQLRTGCEVNSISTNEEGCTVTCTDGSEDVYDGCVMAAHAPDTLRMLGKEATCDETRILGAFQYVYSDIYLHCDKTFLPRNPAAWSAWNFLGTMNNKVCVTYWLNILQNLGETERPYCVTLNPPHTPEHTLLKWTTGHPVPSVAASIASSELDQIQGKRGIWFCGAYQGYGFHEDGLKAGVIAAQGLLKRNYSVLKNPKHMVPTWPETGARLLVTRFLKSFITTGCIILLEDGGTMFTFEGTENKSSLKVSLRVHSPQFYWKVATQGDLGLADAFIQGDFSFVDKNEGLLNLFMIFVNNRDLKASVTRSSKKRGWWTPLLFTAAVSSAKYFIRHVSNQNTLTRARRNISRHYDLSNELFSLFLDQTMTYSCAIFKSEEEDLKVAQERKISLLIEKAKVSKEHHILEIGCGWGSLAVEVVKRTGCKYTGITLSEQQLKYAQKRVQQAGLQDHIIFLLCDYRQLPNMSRYDRIISCEMLEAVGHEFMEEFFTCSESALAEDGLLVLQFISIPDERYDEYRQSSDFIKEYIFPGGCLPSLSRVTSAMAAASRLCVEHLEDIGIHYYQTLRCWRKNFLQKQSQIHALGFDDKFIRTWEYYFDYCAAGFKTCTLGDYQIVFSRPGNVAAFGDPYHGVPSTY, from the exons ATGAAAGTAGCAGTAGTTGGGGCAGGAATAAGTGGATTGGTTTCTGCATATGAATTGGCAAAAGCTGGTGTTGAAGTTGTGGTTTATGAGAAGGAAGATTATCTCGGCGGCCATGCTAAGACTGTTACTGTCAATGACGTTGATCTTGACCTTGGGTTTATGGTCTTCAATCGG GTAACTTATCCGAACATGATGGAATTTTTTGAGAATCTTGGAGTCGATATGGAGATCTCCGATATGTCATTTTCAGTGAGCTTGGacaaaggctatggttgtgaATGGGGTAGCCGAACTGGACTCTCTGGTTTGTTTGCACAGAAAAAGAATGTCTTGAATCCTTACTTTTGGCAAATGATTAGAGAAATCATCAAGTTCAAGCAGGATGTCATAAG TTACCTTGAGGAACTTGATAACAATCCTGATATTGATCGGAACGAAACGTTAGGACATTTTATTCAGTCACATGGCTATTCAGAGTTATTTCAGAAAGCTTATCTG ATTCCAATATGTGCATCAATTTGGTCCTGCCCCTCGGAAGGAGTTATGGGCTTTTCTGCTTATTCCATTCTTTCATTCTGTCGCAACCACCATCTTTTACAG CTCTTTGGTCGCCCTCAATGGCTCACAGTTAGATGGCGATCACGTACATATGTAAACAAG GTTAAGGAGGAGCTGGAGAAGAGAGGCTGCCAATTAAGGACTGGTTGTGAAGTAAATTCTATATCAACGAATGAAGAAG GTTGTACTGTAACTTGCACTGATGGTTCCGAAGACGTATATGATGGATGCGTAATGGCTGCACATGCACCAGATACTCTGAGAATGTTAGGGAAAGAGGCAACATGCGATGAAACAAGAATACTTGGTGCTTTCCAATATGTTTATAG TGATATTTACCTTCATTGTGACAAAACTTTCCTGCCTCGCAACCCAGCAGCATGGAGTGCATGGAATTTTCTTGGAACCATGAACAATAAAGTATGCGTAACATATTGGCTCAATATACTCCAG AACCTTGGTGAGACAGAGAGACCTTATTGTGTAACTCTTAATCCTCCTCACACACCAGAGCATACGTTGCTTAAGTGGACCACAGGCCACCCCGTACCCTCAGTTGCTGCATCAATAGCTTCATCCGAGCTAGATCAAATCCAAGGAAAGAGAGGAATATGGTTTTGTGGAGCATATCAAG GCTATGGCTTCCATGAGGATGGACTAAAG GCAGGTGTGATTGCTGCACAGGGTCTGCTTAAGAGAAACTATAGTGTCCTGAAAAACCCCAAACACATGGTACCTACCTGGCCAGAAACAGGAGCACGCCTCCTCGTTACTAGGTTCCTCAAGAGTTTCATCACCACAGGATGCATAAT CTTATTAGAAGATGGGGGGACGATGTTCACCTTCGAAGGAACAGAGAATAAAAGCTCTCTTAAAGTTTCTCTTAGAGTTCATAGTCCACAGTTTTACTGGAAG GTTGCAACTCAAGGTGATTTAGGCCTTGCTGATGCTTTTATTCAAGGGGATTTCTCTTTTGTCGATAAGAATGAAGGTCTTCTTAATCTTTTCATG ATTTTTGTTAACAACAGAGATTTGAAAGCATCAGTCACAAGATCTAGTAAGAAAAG AGGCTGGTGGACACCATTGCTTTTTACAGCTGCAGTGTCATCTGCAAAATATTTCATTCGACACGTTTCAAATCAAAACACCCTGACTCGAGCTCGTCGGAACATCTCTCGTCACTATGACCTG AGTAATGAACTCTTCTCGCTATTCCTAGATCAAACAATGACATACTCATGTGCAATTTTCAAG AGTGAAGAGGAAGACTTGAAAGTTGCACAGGAGAGGAAAATTTCTCTTCTCATTGAAAAG GCAAAAGTTAGCAAGGAACACCACATTCTAGAGATAGGATGTGGTTGGGGAagtttggccgtggaagttgTTAAGCGAACAGGATGTAAATATACCGGTATCACTCTCTCTGAACAGCAACTGAAGTATGCACAGAAAAGAGTTCAGCAAGCAGGCCTTCAG GATCACATAATATTTCTCCTATGTGACTATCGCCAATTGCCAAATATGTCGAGATATGACAGGATTATATCATG TGAGATGTTAGAAGCTGTTGGTCATGAGTTTATGGAGGAATTCTTTACTTGCAGTGAATCTGCATTGGCAGAAGATGGCCTTCTTGTTTTGCAG TTCATTTCAATACCAGACGAGAGGTATGACGAATACAGGCAGAGCTCGGACTTCATAAAAGAATATATATTCCCAGGTGGATGCTTGCCTTCACTAAGTCGAGTAACATCAGCTATGGCTGCTGCATCCAGACTATG TGTAGAGCACCTAGAAGATATAGGAATTCATTACTATCAGACACTGAGATGCTGGCGGAAGAACTTCCTGCAAAAACAAAG CCAAATTCATGCTTTGGGATTCGACGACAAGTTCATCAGGACATGGGAGTATTACTTTGACTACTGTGCTGCTGGATTCAAAACGTGCACACTAGGAGATTATCAG ATTGTATTCTCAAGGCCAGGAAATGTTGCAGCATTTGGTGATCCTTACCATGGTGTACCTTCAACTTATTAG